A single window of Rubripirellula lacrimiformis DNA harbors:
- a CDS encoding polysaccharide biosynthesis/export family protein — MCAIALIVLASFDSNPNASAQTLANDSVAVSPIAGALPNETAPSQDCGCNVEPGGYPCAGGCPKCMIGVDCKDNCGAEARWKDIRPMPFGAYGPGGYAGPARLAHLGEYRLRPGDQIQVLYLITRRQKVGAYRLTPGDEVLIESGTDDDLTRGTLENGLLVQPDGTITVRMLGQVHAAGLTVTQLREILDEEYSRYVKQPAIDVTPVKTNTLAEDIRNAVGGQSGFNQQSITVTVMPDGKIRLPGIGEICVQGFSLNQLKREINLRYGEIVVGIDTEPILVQQAPHFVHVLGQVGQPGRVQLEAPTTVLSAIASAGGHLPAGNMRQVVIFRRAEDWRLISTVLDLQGAIYGKRPTPADEIWLRDGDVIIVPDKPITRFNNWAQQIFTDGLYRILPVQANNLSDF, encoded by the coding sequence ATGTGCGCGATCGCGCTGATCGTGTTAGCGTCTTTCGATTCAAACCCGAATGCGTCGGCACAGACGCTGGCGAATGACTCGGTCGCAGTATCACCGATTGCCGGTGCATTGCCGAACGAAACCGCACCAAGCCAAGATTGCGGATGCAATGTCGAGCCGGGGGGATATCCATGTGCAGGCGGATGCCCAAAGTGCATGATCGGAGTCGATTGCAAAGACAATTGTGGTGCCGAAGCCAGATGGAAAGACATTCGCCCGATGCCATTCGGTGCCTACGGTCCCGGTGGCTACGCAGGCCCAGCACGGCTAGCCCATCTAGGCGAATATCGGCTACGGCCCGGCGATCAAATTCAAGTGCTGTATCTGATCACTCGTCGTCAGAAGGTGGGAGCCTATCGGCTGACCCCGGGCGACGAAGTGCTGATTGAATCCGGCACCGACGACGACCTGACACGCGGCACGCTCGAAAATGGTCTGTTGGTCCAACCCGATGGAACCATCACCGTTCGGATGTTGGGGCAGGTTCACGCGGCTGGCTTAACCGTCACTCAGCTTCGCGAAATTCTGGACGAGGAATACTCGCGGTATGTGAAGCAACCGGCGATCGATGTTACCCCCGTCAAGACAAACACATTGGCCGAAGATATTCGCAACGCGGTCGGTGGACAAAGCGGATTCAACCAACAATCCATCACGGTGACCGTCATGCCCGATGGCAAGATTCGGTTGCCAGGGATTGGCGAGATCTGCGTCCAAGGTTTCTCGTTGAACCAGTTGAAGCGAGAGATCAATCTGCGGTACGGCGAGATCGTCGTTGGAATCGACACCGAACCAATCTTGGTGCAACAAGCACCGCACTTTGTTCACGTGCTGGGGCAAGTTGGACAGCCGGGACGCGTTCAATTGGAAGCTCCCACGACCGTGCTCAGCGCGATCGCGTCGGCGGGTGGACATCTGCCAGCCGGCAACATGCGCCAGGTCGTGATCTTCCGTCGTGCCGAAGATTGGCGATTGATCTCGACCGTGCTGGACCTGCAAGGTGCGATCTACGGCAAACGGCCCACACCTGCCGATGAGATTTGGCTACGTGATGGCGACGTGATCATCGTGCCCGATAAGCCGATCACGCGATTCAACAACTGGGCCCAGCAGATCTTCACCGACGGGCTTTATCGAATCTTGCCAGTCCAGGCCAACAACCTCAGCGACTTCTAG
- a CDS encoding EAL domain-containing protein, translating into MPSVDHSTIERLRRSSIVAEDVWFLSGPTKPGEAVLHIPVDGSPHIVGRKSGVSLKLHYRTVSGQHAALWVENGALMLKDMGSTNGTYINGKRIEEDQTFRISEEDLIHFAEAPFRVRRQSPTGMTNGTYAENVCDQALALVQFDRLMSERLVRPHFQSIIDIKTSQSIGFEILGRGSVFGLESVGAMFQAAEQLNLEVELSRLLRWEGIRVGRDLPDRPTLFVNTHPREMEDGKGLIDSLVKVRDMTGNTDLVLEIHESAVTNPALMQSLSSAMNDLNIRLAYDDFGSGQARLAELIEARPHFVKFDISLVRGIDRANDQRRGMLATLVKMVRDLDIQALAEGIETPDEADVCRELGFDLAQGFFYGRPSPA; encoded by the coding sequence ATGCCCTCGGTTGACCACTCCACGATCGAACGATTGCGCCGTAGTTCCATTGTCGCGGAAGACGTTTGGTTCCTGTCCGGACCAACGAAACCGGGTGAAGCTGTGTTGCATATCCCCGTCGATGGAAGCCCGCACATTGTGGGCCGCAAATCCGGCGTGTCGTTGAAACTGCATTATCGAACGGTCAGCGGTCAGCACGCTGCGCTCTGGGTCGAAAATGGGGCGCTGATGCTGAAAGATATGGGTAGCACCAATGGCACCTATATCAACGGGAAACGGATCGAAGAGGATCAGACGTTCCGTATCAGCGAAGAAGACCTGATCCACTTTGCCGAAGCTCCCTTTCGAGTTCGGCGACAATCTCCCACCGGGATGACCAACGGCACCTATGCCGAAAACGTGTGCGACCAGGCGCTGGCACTGGTGCAGTTTGATCGCTTGATGAGCGAACGTTTGGTCCGTCCCCACTTTCAATCGATCATCGACATCAAAACGAGCCAGTCGATTGGATTCGAGATTCTTGGTCGCGGCAGCGTCTTTGGACTCGAATCGGTCGGAGCGATGTTTCAAGCGGCCGAGCAATTGAACCTGGAAGTCGAACTGAGCCGTTTGCTTCGCTGGGAAGGGATCCGCGTCGGACGCGATCTGCCCGATCGTCCCACCCTGTTCGTCAACACGCATCCACGCGAAATGGAAGACGGAAAAGGACTGATTGACTCGCTGGTCAAGGTCCGCGACATGACGGGAAACACCGACTTGGTGCTGGAAATCCACGAATCTGCTGTGACCAACCCGGCATTGATGCAGTCGCTCAGTTCGGCGATGAACGACCTGAACATTCGACTGGCCTATGACGACTTTGGATCCGGGCAGGCCCGATTGGCTGAACTGATCGAAGCACGTCCCCACTTTGTCAAGTTCGACATCTCGTTGGTTCGCGGCATCGATCGCGCCAATGACCAACGTCGCGGCATGCTTGCTACGTTGGTCAAAATGGTGCGTGATCTGGACATCCAGGCGCTCGCCGAGGGAATCGAAACACCGGATGAAGCGGATGTGTGCCGCGAACTAGGCTTCGATCTGGCCCAGGGCTTCTTCTATGGCCGGCCATCGCCCGCCTAA
- a CDS encoding ATP-binding protein — protein MSTLATETQSFEPSLLGGLLSNDTFWPSQPQNTDETGLSESFIEALVLKTVLIGGTVSGRVISERTGLSFRVIEPLLDMLRTRKLVSHVRPAAFNDYYYSLTEAGQQRTHKHMEQCSYVGPAPVPLADYVVSVEAQAAGIEPIDRDQLREALSAISYQDSLLDELGPAVNSNTGMFLFGPPGNGKTTIARCLTQVLGQEIWIPHAVLDDGNLIKLQDDAFHRPAPVPESGGNILKNQEWDRRWLRIGRPTVVVGGELIMDNLEVRHDPRSNVCEAPLQMKSNCGSLLIDDFGRQRIAPEELLNRWIVPLENKCDYLTLPTGKKIQIPFEQLIIFSTNLDPESLVDEAFLRRVPYKIFVDDPTADEFKQLMTETSQKLGFPDTPQAASHLLRFYEDNKRAKRRCHPRDLLTQVANFCKYRKLPMAIRPEYLDQACRSYFSNL, from the coding sequence ATGTCCACTCTTGCGACAGAAACACAATCCTTCGAACCAAGCCTGTTAGGCGGCTTACTATCGAACGATACATTCTGGCCCAGTCAGCCGCAGAACACAGACGAAACCGGGCTCAGCGAGTCGTTCATCGAAGCCTTGGTGCTGAAGACGGTGCTGATTGGTGGGACAGTAAGCGGCAGAGTCATATCCGAACGCACCGGGCTATCGTTTCGAGTGATCGAACCGCTGTTGGATATGCTGCGAACCCGCAAATTGGTATCGCATGTGCGGCCGGCGGCATTCAATGATTACTACTATTCATTGACCGAAGCTGGACAACAACGCACGCACAAGCACATGGAACAGTGCAGCTACGTCGGACCGGCTCCGGTTCCGTTGGCGGACTATGTCGTCAGCGTCGAGGCACAGGCCGCTGGCATCGAACCGATTGATCGCGATCAACTGCGCGAAGCTCTTTCCGCGATTTCGTACCAAGATTCCCTGCTGGACGAGCTTGGCCCCGCGGTCAACAGCAACACCGGGATGTTCCTGTTTGGTCCGCCCGGAAACGGAAAGACCACCATCGCCAGGTGCCTGACGCAAGTACTAGGACAAGAGATCTGGATTCCTCATGCTGTCCTTGATGACGGGAATCTGATCAAGCTGCAAGATGATGCCTTTCACCGGCCGGCACCGGTGCCCGAATCCGGCGGAAACATTCTAAAGAATCAAGAATGGGACCGTCGTTGGCTCCGCATCGGGCGTCCAACGGTCGTCGTCGGCGGTGAACTGATCATGGACAACCTGGAAGTTCGCCACGACCCTCGTTCGAACGTCTGCGAAGCTCCCCTCCAGATGAAAAGCAATTGTGGATCGTTATTGATCGACGACTTCGGAAGACAACGCATTGCACCCGAGGAGCTACTGAACCGGTGGATTGTTCCATTGGAAAACAAGTGCGACTACTTGACGCTACCGACGGGAAAGAAGATCCAAATCCCGTTCGAACAATTGATCATTTTCTCTACCAACCTTGATCCGGAATCGTTGGTCGACGAAGCGTTCTTGCGGCGTGTGCCGTACAAGATCTTTGTCGATGATCCAACGGCAGACGAATTCAAGCAGTTGATGACGGAAACGTCGCAAAAGCTTGGTTTTCCCGACACGCCCCAAGCAGCCTCGCACTTGCTGCGGTTCTATGAAGACAACAAGCGGGCCAAACGCAGATGCCATCCCCGCGACCTGCTGACCCAGGTAGCGAACTTCTGCAAATATCGAAAACTGCCGATGGCAATTCGGCCCGAGTACCTAGATCAAGCCTGTCGCAGCTACTTCAGCAACCTGTAA
- a CDS encoding protein kinase domain-containing protein produces the protein MSTIYKNLIIAGYEPVPGYVLEEVIGRGGFGEVWRTSAPGGLKKAIKFVFGHQDQSRATRELRSLERVKGVHHPFLLTLERFEIIDDQLLIITELADCSLEDVYKRHRDNGSCGIPRDLLLSHLHDTADGLDYLHQSYQLQHLDIKPGNLLIIGGHVKVADFGLLKDLRDIDCSVVGGLTPVYAPPELFDGKPSLHSDQYSLAVMFQELLTGTRPFSGRTIAQLATQHVHSAPNLETLPPSDRPVIAKALEKNPNRRFPSCKAFVEALRHQGVRARLSSRHNVDPAGNVDADSKSDDAPLPVEDLPQIKTGPGAESATTLHHALVIGLGGTGAACVRELRHRIADLHVASPLHLHSAVIDTDLATIDAVRFIEASDRVPRCTPIYTPLKTAHEYRSTRTDRLKSISRRWIYNVPRSGSTEGMRPLGRLALVDHGELVTKQLSQSIEALVADAGDTKPRIYVVGSLAGGTGSGMYIDVVHLLRNLLDQAGKEELKILSLLSSVPMAVDVSNPLALHDTQAALNEIEFFMQVGNGYPGDSGAGFSSVPAARTPLRDLYVVASSPTDQYSSLPIETITEYLWTDATGCGDLLATARKSQQAENQSVRLPSLRSVGVVPLGDRHRLETRVLSPAIVRELLTRWLGIPSKSRQAAPALADRLQRRINLSLEHTIETIEEHLDPNSLPSLNLRSLDRYIADLVRTGECDWLSAGWQNNLYREISVCLNDRRANISTVFEALDLLVKRSTEWQNEALRSTPTHTGSSESGIGQKSFIDTVVMRLAARQFEQLTIHLKFLEERVERFAAILAVAIVETKSENGDKNPWDTLPDAVRATFDDVVTRLHTATVGERLVRPLNDLGANVHSRSLISGLTKMAIPLVIRVIEKHSSDVAIAREQGGSEEDLSTASIADASPASMMNATEHTFDLDVVQQARMPSGPVSVDEAIQAVKPALLAMGGRQRLILIVGSEVERSQLEPELRAIHSGALTVAVLPNAEPKLIHEAQGISMQNILSRLTVLNGANEQVTARLASRVDVDF, from the coding sequence ATGTCCACGATCTACAAAAATCTGATCATCGCTGGCTACGAGCCTGTTCCGGGCTACGTGCTGGAAGAGGTGATCGGCCGTGGTGGCTTTGGCGAGGTCTGGCGAACCAGTGCGCCGGGGGGACTGAAAAAGGCGATCAAGTTTGTCTTTGGTCACCAAGATCAGTCACGCGCCACTCGCGAACTGCGATCGTTGGAACGAGTCAAGGGAGTCCATCACCCATTCCTGTTGACGCTAGAACGATTCGAGATCATTGACGATCAATTGCTGATCATCACAGAGCTTGCGGACTGTTCCCTGGAAGATGTGTACAAGCGACATCGCGACAACGGTTCGTGTGGGATCCCACGTGACCTGCTGTTGTCGCACCTGCACGATACCGCCGACGGGCTGGACTATTTGCACCAGTCCTATCAGCTGCAGCATCTGGATATCAAACCGGGCAACTTGCTGATCATCGGGGGACACGTCAAGGTCGCCGACTTTGGACTGCTGAAGGACCTACGAGATATTGATTGCAGCGTTGTCGGCGGTCTAACACCGGTTTACGCACCACCGGAATTGTTCGACGGAAAGCCCAGTCTGCACAGCGACCAATACAGTTTGGCAGTGATGTTCCAAGAACTGCTGACCGGCACGCGGCCGTTCAGCGGACGGACGATTGCCCAATTGGCGACTCAGCATGTCCACAGTGCACCGAACCTAGAAACGCTGCCGCCAAGCGATCGTCCAGTTATCGCCAAAGCGCTTGAAAAGAATCCGAACCGACGCTTTCCAAGCTGCAAAGCGTTTGTCGAAGCGCTGCGACACCAAGGCGTTCGAGCTCGATTGTCATCGCGACACAACGTCGATCCCGCCGGGAACGTAGACGCCGATTCAAAAAGCGACGACGCGCCGCTTCCAGTCGAAGACTTGCCCCAGATCAAGACCGGCCCCGGGGCGGAGTCAGCTACCACGCTCCATCACGCCTTGGTGATCGGGTTGGGCGGTACGGGTGCCGCATGTGTGCGTGAACTTCGGCACCGCATCGCGGACCTTCACGTGGCAAGCCCACTGCATCTGCATAGCGCGGTGATCGACACCGATTTGGCCACCATCGATGCTGTCCGATTCATCGAAGCATCCGACCGAGTGCCCCGATGCACCCCGATCTACACGCCGCTGAAAACGGCACATGAATACCGAAGCACGCGAACCGACCGGCTGAAATCGATCTCGCGGCGTTGGATCTACAACGTCCCACGCAGTGGTTCCACCGAAGGCATGCGGCCATTGGGGCGGCTTGCGCTCGTGGATCACGGCGAATTGGTCACGAAACAGCTTTCACAATCGATCGAAGCGTTGGTCGCTGACGCGGGCGATACCAAACCGCGAATCTATGTCGTTGGTTCGCTTGCCGGCGGCACCGGCAGCGGTATGTACATCGACGTCGTCCATCTACTTCGCAATCTGCTGGACCAAGCCGGAAAGGAAGAACTGAAGATCCTTTCGCTGCTTTCGTCCGTCCCGATGGCCGTGGACGTTTCGAATCCACTCGCACTGCACGACACCCAAGCGGCACTGAACGAAATCGAATTCTTCATGCAGGTCGGCAATGGGTACCCAGGCGACAGCGGCGCCGGATTCTCTAGCGTTCCCGCAGCAAGAACGCCGCTGCGAGATCTGTATGTCGTGGCTTCGTCGCCGACGGATCAGTATTCGTCGCTGCCGATCGAAACGATCACCGAATACCTGTGGACCGATGCAACGGGCTGCGGCGACTTGTTGGCTACCGCACGAAAGTCGCAACAAGCAGAGAATCAATCGGTTCGTCTTCCATCGCTGCGTTCGGTCGGTGTGGTTCCGCTGGGCGATCGCCATCGTCTTGAAACGCGCGTCCTGTCGCCCGCGATCGTACGTGAACTGTTGACACGTTGGCTGGGCATTCCGTCCAAGTCTCGTCAGGCAGCACCGGCGCTGGCCGATCGATTGCAACGACGCATCAATTTGTCCTTGGAACACACGATCGAAACGATCGAAGAACATCTCGATCCAAACTCACTCCCGTCACTGAACCTGCGGTCGCTCGATCGTTACATCGCGGATTTGGTCCGAACCGGCGAATGCGACTGGTTGTCTGCCGGATGGCAAAACAATCTGTACCGCGAAATTTCGGTTTGCTTGAACGATCGACGCGCAAACATTTCCACTGTTTTCGAGGCCTTGGACCTGCTGGTCAAACGTTCCACCGAGTGGCAAAACGAAGCCCTGCGTTCCACGCCGACCCACACCGGATCGTCGGAATCGGGCATCGGTCAAAAGTCGTTCATCGATACGGTTGTGATGCGATTGGCAGCAAGGCAATTCGAACAGCTGACGATCCATTTGAAGTTCTTGGAAGAACGCGTGGAACGATTCGCGGCGATTCTTGCGGTCGCGATCGTCGAAACGAAGAGCGAAAATGGGGATAAGAACCCTTGGGACACATTGCCCGATGCGGTTCGTGCAACTTTTGATGATGTCGTCACCCGTCTGCACACCGCGACGGTTGGCGAAAGGCTGGTGCGGCCACTGAACGACCTAGGGGCCAATGTGCATTCGCGTTCGCTGATTTCCGGGTTGACCAAGATGGCGATTCCATTGGTCATTCGCGTGATCGAGAAACACAGCAGCGATGTGGCGATCGCACGCGAACAGGGGGGCAGCGAAGAAGATCTATCGACGGCCAGCATTGCCGATGCTTCCCCCGCTTCGATGATGAACGCCACGGAACACACGTTCGATTTGGATGTCGTTCAGCAGGCGCGGATGCCTTCGGGACCTGTATCGGTGGACGAGGCGATCCAGGCCGTCAAACCGGCGCTGCTGGCGATGGGCGGACGTCAACGCCTGATCCTGATTGTGGGCAGCGAAGTCGAACGCAGTCAGCTGGAGCCGGAACTACGCGCGATCCACAGCGGTGCATTGACCGTGGCTGTGCTTCCCAACGCGGAACCCAAATTGATCCACGAGGCACAGGGAATTTCGATGCAGAATATCCTGTCTCGGTTGACGGTTTTGAATGGCGCCAACGAACAAGTGACCGCTCGCCTGGCAAGCCGCGTCGATGTTGACTTTTAG
- a CDS encoding YhjD/YihY/BrkB family envelope integrity protein, whose protein sequence is MTPFLEYLVDSVRCPPEQLSRRQNVIRQSWELTAYCWRQLRRHRADGMAAELTYRTIFSLIPVVVLGLVMFRVVGGLTEVQSQVEDQLYSFFGVPEIPADYSPSILATEDMVPGEDLQMTAPFESDSPPDQDGEFDFDAVVDLDEAISVSEDEAKAKQTVKEESVRQARASIRRTLSGVTAKVASIDFKSIGVFGLLLFVYAAVALADSTEHLFNRIYDAPSQRPIHIRLAIHWSIITLGSGLLAMSLYMSGQVVDWFVEIGAGSTSRLVLIHLLSIAASWVLLFLLYALMPNTHVSVRAALVGSLVGSLFWEFAKFGFQIYVAKAVPYSAIYGSIGLIPLFLFWIYITWLIVLFGLTLTYALQTVPDGQRNEFSWNEDALPNGDPDWMLPIMSEVGAAFTAGTTVDNQQLADRIGLSSRVVSEMTSKLIDAGLLRRVTAGAGEEESLTLSRPAEKIELTEILRLAHKVRPTRDHPAWRALADLKLAEREAAAGKTLADL, encoded by the coding sequence ATGACGCCGTTTCTCGAATACCTCGTTGATTCCGTACGTTGTCCACCAGAACAACTCAGTCGCCGCCAGAATGTGATTCGGCAGAGCTGGGAACTGACCGCGTATTGTTGGCGACAACTGCGTCGTCATCGGGCCGACGGGATGGCCGCCGAACTGACGTATCGCACAATCTTTTCGTTGATCCCGGTGGTGGTATTGGGATTGGTGATGTTTCGAGTCGTCGGCGGGCTAACCGAGGTCCAAAGTCAGGTCGAAGATCAACTGTATTCGTTCTTTGGTGTGCCCGAGATCCCCGCCGATTATTCGCCCAGCATCTTGGCGACCGAGGACATGGTGCCGGGGGAGGATCTACAGATGACGGCTCCCTTTGAATCGGACTCGCCGCCGGACCAGGATGGTGAGTTCGATTTCGATGCCGTCGTGGATCTGGACGAAGCGATCTCGGTTTCCGAAGACGAAGCCAAGGCAAAGCAGACGGTCAAAGAAGAATCTGTTCGTCAGGCTAGGGCCAGTATTCGACGCACTCTTTCCGGTGTCACCGCGAAAGTGGCCTCGATCGACTTCAAATCGATCGGTGTCTTCGGACTGTTGTTGTTTGTCTACGCTGCGGTTGCGTTAGCGGATTCGACCGAGCATCTATTCAACCGCATCTACGACGCGCCATCGCAGCGTCCCATTCACATCCGTTTGGCGATCCATTGGTCCATCATCACCTTGGGCAGTGGGTTGTTGGCGATGAGTCTGTACATGTCCGGGCAAGTGGTCGATTGGTTTGTCGAGATAGGAGCCGGGTCGACGTCGCGTCTGGTGCTCATCCACTTGCTGTCGATCGCTGCCAGTTGGGTGCTGCTGTTCCTGCTGTACGCGCTAATGCCCAACACCCACGTATCAGTCCGCGCCGCCCTGGTCGGTTCGCTGGTCGGTTCCTTGTTCTGGGAATTCGCCAAGTTCGGGTTCCAGATCTACGTCGCCAAAGCAGTTCCCTATTCGGCGATCTATGGATCGATTGGTTTGATTCCTCTGTTTTTGTTTTGGATCTATATCACTTGGCTGATCGTATTGTTCGGGCTGACGCTGACATACGCGTTGCAGACCGTTCCGGATGGTCAACGCAATGAATTCAGCTGGAACGAAGACGCATTGCCCAACGGCGATCCGGATTGGATGTTGCCAATCATGAGCGAAGTGGGGGCTGCATTCACTGCCGGAACGACCGTCGACAACCAACAACTTGCCGATCGAATCGGATTAAGCAGCCGCGTGGTCAGCGAGATGACCAGCAAACTGATCGATGCCGGGTTGTTGCGTCGAGTCACTGCAGGCGCAGGCGAAGAAGAATCGTTAACCCTGTCTCGGCCCGCTGAAAAGATTGAGCTGACGGAAATTTTGCGGTTGGCACACAAGGTTCGACCGACCCGCGATCATCCGGCCTGGCGTGCGTTGGCCGACCTGAAGTTGGCCGAACGAGAAGCGGCCGCGGGCAAGACGTTGGCGGATCTGTAA
- the hpt gene encoding hypoxanthine phosphoribosyltransferase produces MRVLLTESQLTDGVERLAAEIDAHYGDRPLTVIAIMTGSLVLFADLIRRLSMPQRVGVIRASSYRGGIKSGELTVDSQMMIDVTGRDVLLVDDIFDTGKTLDRISGMMTDFGAASVKTGVLLHKNTDHVVDLRPDFVAFEIPDEFVVGYGLDYLDMYRNLPYLAVLSPDEIAQTAADAAS; encoded by the coding sequence ATGCGAGTCCTGCTGACCGAATCGCAATTGACCGATGGGGTCGAGCGATTGGCTGCTGAAATCGACGCTCACTACGGTGATCGGCCGCTGACGGTGATCGCGATCATGACGGGATCGCTGGTTCTGTTTGCCGACCTGATTCGGCGGCTTTCGATGCCACAGCGGGTGGGAGTGATTCGGGCGTCTAGCTATCGCGGCGGAATCAAGTCGGGTGAACTGACGGTGGATTCCCAAATGATGATCGATGTGACCGGACGCGATGTGTTGTTGGTCGACGACATCTTCGATACCGGAAAGACGCTGGACCGGATCAGCGGCATGATGACGGACTTCGGCGCTGCATCGGTGAAGACGGGCGTTCTGTTGCATAAGAACACCGACCACGTGGTGGATTTGCGTCCCGATTTTGTAGCCTTTGAAATTCCAGACGAGTTTGTCGTCGGCTACGGGCTGGACTATTTGGACATGTATCGCAATCTGCCCTACTTGGCTGTTCTGTCGCCAGACGAAATCGCACAAACCGCCGCGGACGCCGCATCGTGA
- a CDS encoding glycosyltransferase family 4 protein, with protein MNRSVRVLLIGRHFWPHGSFDSAGYMVELATGLHRHGVQVQVCTPRYAATWPETFSLREVSVHRPAAAPKSDWSIGRYTRQLTQWLRQNAASFDVMYVDSIREEAVAAIEAARSTGCPTVLRYAGWGKQSDATYWNTTRSGRRCGSIGKMADAVIAKSAPCSRALLADRYSADRIVRIGPGFTAGAQRTAAVRKEARSSLAAANSDLYADPDAPIAICTAAMTRDTGLTDLVRATRHLVDRYPNLRVWFIGDGPYRDWIYDQLRGDGIRASIAMPGSFCEYDDLYAAADLYLQTDDSGLDHFLPKAVSAELPIVAVRSEAVSSLLAPPISAATQSEKPQDWVRWIDDPVPTAFLAAISKVLDDLPEHQHQASLLRRHWLRANPMTGTIDAYTSLFQRVIEKKSNAKLKHRDSLGDSAESAS; from the coding sequence GTGAATCGTTCGGTCCGCGTACTGTTGATTGGACGCCATTTCTGGCCCCACGGATCCTTCGATTCGGCGGGTTACATGGTGGAACTTGCGACCGGGCTACACCGCCATGGGGTGCAAGTTCAGGTGTGCACGCCGCGATACGCTGCCACATGGCCAGAAACGTTTTCACTGCGAGAAGTTTCCGTTCATCGCCCAGCCGCGGCCCCCAAAAGTGACTGGTCAATCGGCCGATACACGCGTCAGTTGACCCAATGGCTGCGTCAGAACGCGGCGTCGTTCGACGTGATGTACGTCGACTCGATACGCGAAGAAGCTGTTGCTGCGATCGAGGCTGCCCGATCGACAGGATGCCCGACGGTACTGCGATACGCCGGTTGGGGCAAACAATCCGATGCAACCTATTGGAACACCACCCGTTCCGGACGTCGTTGTGGTTCGATTGGCAAAATGGCGGATGCCGTGATCGCCAAAAGTGCGCCCTGCAGCCGTGCACTGCTGGCCGATCGCTATTCGGCCGATCGCATCGTTCGGATCGGCCCCGGATTCACCGCCGGCGCGCAGCGGACCGCGGCGGTTCGCAAGGAAGCCAGGAGTTCGCTTGCGGCCGCAAACAGCGACCTATACGCAGACCCCGACGCGCCGATCGCGATCTGTACCGCGGCAATGACGCGTGACACAGGACTGACCGACCTGGTACGTGCAACGCGTCACCTGGTCGATCGCTACCCGAACCTGCGAGTCTGGTTTATTGGGGACGGGCCCTATCGCGATTGGATCTACGATCAACTACGAGGCGACGGAATCCGAGCCTCCATTGCGATGCCAGGTTCATTTTGCGAATACGACGACCTGTACGCTGCCGCCGATCTGTATCTGCAAACCGACGATTCGGGGTTGGACCACTTCCTGCCCAAAGCCGTATCGGCCGAGCTACCGATCGTCGCTGTTCGCAGCGAAGCGGTCTCGTCGCTGCTGGCACCACCGATTTCTGCGGCCACACAATCGGAAAAACCTCAGGACTGGGTGCGTTGGATTGACGATCCGGTTCCAACTGCGTTTCTGGCCGCGATATCGAAAGTGTTGGACGATCTGCCCGAACACCAGCATCAAGCTAGTCTGCTGCGGCGACATTGGCTTCGCGCCAACCCGATGACAGGAACGATCGACGCGTATACCAGTCTGTTCCAGCGTGTCATCGAAAAGAAGTCCAACGCCAAATTGAAACACCGCGACAGCCTCGGCGACTCGGCCGAATCAGCATCATGA